A region of Kineosporia sp. NBRC 101731 DNA encodes the following proteins:
- a CDS encoding transposase has translation MHDPAYERSLKVVYDRIAHNFSRAEPRKRAWNYLVDLPRAHTAGLRRGETVGHYSGEIRADGVQRLLTSARWDEFSVREELRAIAIQAGGRTGGTLFLTEIAFPKKGRNAVAVERQYSHDTQRVENCQIGLLLFYLTADRQAFLIDSELYLPPAWVSDPQRREQAQIPPEVVYRSKSAIAAEMIRRAWESSIRPVWVACNLVCTEKTILHRLLRRYGVQHLVAGSAGEMQAGGVGRAITDESGQPNGTTPMPPGHEMLQLRNTVLHRFSTRSSDPSRIEMSYLMLSGTSRNARARSYYTAYLRPHAGLAEVVPIVQLIEGAAAHCRAVKQKTGLGHYEVRSWRGWYRHVTLASAAQMALELARHDNSADLRPQYVDLRDVAYAAGGKGQAV, from the coding sequence GTGCACGATCCCGCGTACGAGAGATCACTGAAGGTCGTCTACGATCGGATCGCACACAATTTCAGCCGCGCCGAACCACGGAAGCGCGCCTGGAACTATCTCGTCGATCTACCCAGGGCACATACCGCCGGTCTCCGGCGGGGCGAGACGGTCGGTCATTATTCCGGGGAAATTCGTGCCGACGGTGTGCAGAGATTGCTCACCTCGGCCCGTTGGGACGAGTTCTCCGTCCGGGAGGAACTGCGCGCCATTGCGATTCAGGCGGGCGGCCGCACCGGCGGCACCCTGTTCCTCACCGAGATCGCCTTCCCCAAAAAGGGCCGCAACGCGGTGGCGGTCGAACGTCAGTACAGCCACGACACCCAGCGCGTGGAGAACTGCCAGATCGGTCTGCTGCTCTTCTATCTGACCGCCGACCGGCAGGCATTCCTGATCGACTCCGAGCTGTATCTGCCGCCCGCGTGGGTGAGCGATCCGCAACGCCGGGAGCAGGCCCAGATCCCGCCCGAAGTGGTTTACCGCAGCAAGTCCGCGATCGCGGCGGAGATGATTCGCCGGGCCTGGGAAAGTTCCATCCGCCCGGTCTGGGTGGCCTGCAATCTCGTGTGCACCGAGAAGACCATCCTTCATCGCCTGCTACGGCGTTACGGGGTTCAGCACCTGGTGGCGGGCAGTGCCGGCGAGATGCAGGCCGGTGGCGTCGGACGGGCGATCACCGACGAGTCCGGCCAGCCCAACGGCACCACCCCGATGCCACCGGGGCACGAGATGCTCCAGTTACGCAACACGGTGCTGCACCGCTTCTCCACCCGCAGCTCCGACCCCTCGCGCATCGAGATGTCGTACCTGATGCTCTCGGGCACCAGCCGCAACGCCCGGGCCCGGTCGTACTACACGGCCTACCTGCGCCCCCACGCAGGCCTGGCCGAGGTGGTACCCATCGTGCAGCTGATCGAGGGAGCCGCCGCGCACTGCCGGGCGGTCAAGCAGAAGACCGGGCTGGGCCACTACGAGGTGCGCAGCTGGCGGGGCTGGTACCGGCACGTCACGCTCGCCTCGGCCGCCCAGATGGCGCTCGAGCTGGCCCGGCACGACAACTCGGCCGATCTGCGACCGCAGTACGTGGACCTGCGCGACGTGGCCTACGCGGCAGGGGGTAAGGGTCAGGCGGTCTGA
- a CDS encoding glutathione S-transferase C-terminal domain-containing protein yields MSNDSNASTSTAGAYVTSGQEFTRDTNYITTRITRDGAEGYPVEPGRYRLVVARACPWANRAIIVRRLLGLEDAISMGVCGPTHDARSWTFDLDEGGVDPVLGIPRIQDAYFARFPDYPRGITVPAIVDVPTGQVVTNDYPQITLDLSTEWTQYHREGAPQLYPEHLRAEIDEVALKVFKDVNNGVYRCGFAGSQTSYERAYQRLFDAMDWLEERLTNQRYLVGDTITEADVRLFTTLARFDPVYHGHFKCNRQKLIEFPALWGYARDLFQTPGFGDTIDFDQIKKHYYVVHEDINPTKIVPSGPALDNWLTPHHREQLGGRPFGDGTAPGPVREGEQVDPAHTPLRAG; encoded by the coding sequence GTGAGCAACGACTCGAACGCGTCCACCTCGACGGCCGGTGCCTACGTGACCTCCGGGCAGGAATTCACGCGCGACACCAACTACATCACCACCCGGATCACCCGCGACGGCGCCGAGGGCTACCCGGTCGAACCGGGGCGCTACCGCCTCGTGGTGGCGCGGGCCTGCCCATGGGCCAACCGGGCGATCATCGTGCGCCGGCTCCTGGGCCTGGAGGACGCGATCTCGATGGGCGTCTGCGGTCCCACCCACGACGCGCGCAGCTGGACCTTCGACCTCGACGAGGGTGGTGTCGACCCGGTGCTGGGCATCCCCCGCATCCAGGACGCCTACTTCGCCCGGTTCCCCGACTACCCGCGGGGCATCACCGTTCCCGCGATCGTCGACGTGCCGACCGGGCAGGTGGTCACCAACGACTACCCGCAGATCACCCTCGACCTCTCCACCGAGTGGACGCAGTACCACCGCGAGGGAGCGCCCCAGCTCTACCCCGAGCACCTGCGGGCCGAGATCGACGAGGTCGCGCTGAAGGTGTTCAAGGATGTCAACAACGGGGTCTACCGCTGCGGTTTCGCCGGTAGCCAGACGTCGTACGAGCGGGCCTACCAGCGCCTGTTCGACGCGATGGACTGGCTGGAGGAGCGCCTGACGAACCAGCGCTACCTGGTCGGAGACACGATCACCGAGGCCGACGTGCGGCTGTTCACCACGCTGGCCCGCTTCGACCCGGTCTACCACGGGCACTTCAAGTGCAACCGGCAGAAGCTGATCGAGTTCCCGGCTCTCTGGGGCTACGCGCGAGACCTGTTCCAGACGCCGGGTTTCGGTGACACGATCGACTTCGACCAGATCAAGAAGCACTACTACGTGGTGCACGAGGACATCAACCCGACGAAGATCGTGCCGTCCGGCCCGGCCCTGGACAACTGGCTCACACCGCACCACCGCGAGCAGCTCGGCGGCCGTCCCTTCGGCGACGGCACTGCGCCCGGCCCGGTGCGTGAGGGCGAGCAGGTCGACCCGGCCCACACGCCCCTACGGGCGGGCTGA
- a CDS encoding sulfite exporter TauE/SafE family protein → MDFDPLMAAAAFGIGIVVGLTGMGGGALMTPVLVLFFGVTPMAAVSSDLVAAAVMKPVGSWVHLRRGTVNLSLVGWLCLGSVPAAFGGVLVARAFGSGESVQHGIKIALGVALIIAAAGLGVRAYQRLLERAARRDGRAAPLPAERPDVVARPVPTVIIGALGGLIVGITSVGSGSLIIIALMALYPTLKASQLVGTDLLQAVPLVFSAAIGHILFGDFQLDLTLALIVGSVPGAWLGAQLSTRLPGGLVRRALAFVLLASALKMFGVGNAETGIALASFLVIAPVAWMLLRRRHGFPALPQPGEDDEEEQTAPDPAGPADPVRSAPAR, encoded by the coding sequence ATGGACTTTGATCCGCTCATGGCTGCGGCCGCCTTCGGCATCGGCATCGTGGTGGGCCTCACCGGTATGGGCGGCGGCGCACTGATGACGCCGGTGCTCGTGCTGTTCTTCGGGGTCACGCCGATGGCCGCGGTCTCCAGCGACCTGGTGGCGGCCGCGGTGATGAAGCCCGTGGGCTCGTGGGTCCATCTGCGCCGCGGCACGGTGAACCTGTCACTGGTCGGCTGGCTGTGTCTCGGCTCGGTACCGGCGGCCTTCGGCGGCGTGCTGGTGGCCCGGGCGTTCGGCAGCGGCGAGTCGGTGCAGCACGGCATCAAGATCGCGCTCGGGGTGGCCCTGATCATCGCCGCGGCCGGGCTGGGGGTGCGGGCCTATCAGCGGTTGCTGGAGCGGGCCGCGCGGCGCGACGGCCGGGCCGCTCCCCTGCCCGCCGAACGGCCCGACGTGGTCGCGCGGCCCGTGCCCACGGTGATCATCGGGGCTCTGGGCGGGCTGATCGTCGGTATCACCTCGGTGGGTTCCGGATCGCTCATCATCATCGCGCTGATGGCTCTCTACCCCACGCTCAAGGCCAGTCAGCTCGTCGGCACCGACCTGCTGCAGGCCGTGCCGCTGGTCTTCTCGGCGGCGATCGGGCACATCCTGTTCGGTGACTTCCAGCTCGACCTCACGCTGGCCCTGATCGTCGGCAGCGTGCCCGGCGCCTGGCTGGGCGCGCAGCTGTCCACCCGTCTGCCCGGTGGCCTGGTGCGCCGGGCCTTGGCCTTCGTGCTGCTCGCCTCCGCGCTGAAGATGTTCGGCGTCGGCAACGCCGAGACCGGGATCGCCCTGGCCTCGTTCCTGGTGATCGCTCCCGTGGCCTGGATGCTGCTGCGCCGCCGTCACGGTTTCCCGGCCCTGCCCCAGCCGGGTGAGGACGACGAGGAGGAGCAGACCGCACCGGATCCGGCCGGTCCGGCCGATCCGGTGCGGTCCGCCCCCGCTCGCTAA
- a CDS encoding LamG-like jellyroll fold domain-containing protein, translated as MNGFRRLSLFAVGLLSSVSVALVPAGPAHAVQGSVPGSAAPSWQTNGVVRAIAAANGNVYVAGDFTRVRPPGAASGTNETTRNYLAAFNAATGALVTSFNANLNGLVRSLDVSPDGSTLYVAGDFTSAAGTGRSRVAAFSTSTGSLTSWAPVADYRVYAVSAGSSSVYLGGGFGRVNNVSRLRLARVNTTTGATVTAFNASADGVVYGLDLSAAEDKLYVAGAFDSLDGDVTYDRAGALNATDGTLEPFGAGSVIPTASSACSVQIKAVTVDADSVYFGAEGSGGGCFDGTFAANQSDGSLKWVSRCLGATQGIAVLNGLLYTGSHAHDCSADTAFDPDAFPEIGWSNGLSRHLLARSTGTGAVGSWYPNTNGGTGAGLGPRVLATDGTQIFVGGEFTTVNNVAQQGFTRFSPTASPVAGPARPAVPVAVARGGGRISVFVQSPLDLDDTDLVVRLYRDNGTTPIATQDVHSLFWRRPVASFEDTGLANGSSHTYAVDVAQANGTGASPRATSTAVTVATTVPPYQSAVEADSPSLYWRLGQSAGPVAADSSAQLDAGTFAGGVTHGQSGAVAGNPAVTFDRSTGYVSSEVTRPSPSTFTVEAWVRTTTGSGGRIVGFGNNRGGLDFSGNPAVSSQYDKHLYMTDNGRITFGVYTGSFATLTSTAPLNDDGWHHVVGTQGANGMRLYVDGELQGQNTTTTNQSYDGYWRVGGDNLNSWPSAPSSRFFAGRVDEVAVYPTALSAAAVAAHYQAR; from the coding sequence ATGAACGGATTCAGACGCCTGTCATTGTTCGCCGTGGGACTTCTGTCCTCGGTCTCCGTCGCTCTCGTCCCGGCCGGCCCCGCGCACGCGGTACAGGGTTCTGTACCGGGGTCGGCCGCGCCGAGCTGGCAAACCAACGGGGTGGTGCGCGCCATTGCCGCCGCCAACGGAAATGTCTATGTCGCAGGAGACTTCACCCGGGTGAGGCCACCGGGGGCGGCCTCCGGCACGAATGAGACCACCCGCAACTACCTGGCTGCCTTCAACGCCGCGACCGGCGCCCTGGTGACCTCGTTCAACGCGAACCTGAACGGTCTGGTGCGTTCGCTCGACGTCAGCCCGGACGGTTCCACGCTCTACGTCGCCGGCGATTTCACCTCGGCCGCCGGTACGGGCCGCAGCCGGGTGGCCGCTTTCAGTACCTCCACCGGCAGTCTCACCAGCTGGGCCCCGGTTGCCGACTACCGGGTCTACGCCGTCTCGGCCGGCAGCTCGTCCGTCTACCTGGGCGGTGGGTTCGGTCGGGTGAACAACGTCTCCCGGCTGCGGCTGGCCCGGGTCAACACCACGACCGGAGCGACGGTCACGGCGTTCAACGCTTCGGCCGACGGTGTGGTCTACGGCCTCGATCTCTCGGCCGCAGAAGACAAGCTCTACGTGGCAGGCGCTTTCGACAGCCTGGACGGCGACGTGACGTACGACCGGGCCGGGGCGCTGAACGCGACCGACGGCACACTGGAGCCGTTCGGGGCCGGCTCGGTGATTCCCACGGCCAGCAGCGCCTGCTCGGTGCAGATCAAAGCGGTCACGGTGGACGCGGACTCGGTCTATTTCGGGGCCGAGGGCTCCGGGGGTGGTTGTTTCGACGGGACGTTCGCGGCGAACCAGTCGGACGGCTCGCTGAAGTGGGTGAGCCGCTGTCTCGGCGCCACCCAGGGGATCGCCGTGCTGAACGGTCTTCTCTACACCGGATCCCACGCGCACGACTGCAGCGCCGACACCGCCTTCGATCCTGATGCTTTCCCCGAGATCGGGTGGTCGAACGGATTGTCGCGGCACCTGCTCGCCCGGTCGACCGGGACCGGGGCGGTAGGTAGCTGGTACCCGAACACGAACGGCGGCACCGGGGCCGGTCTGGGCCCGCGGGTGCTGGCCACCGACGGCACCCAGATCTTCGTCGGCGGCGAGTTCACCACCGTGAACAACGTAGCCCAGCAGGGCTTCACCCGGTTCTCTCCGACGGCGAGCCCGGTCGCCGGGCCGGCCCGCCCGGCCGTGCCGGTGGCGGTGGCCCGGGGAGGGGGCCGGATCTCGGTCTTCGTCCAGTCACCGCTCGACCTGGACGATACCGATCTGGTCGTGCGGCTGTACCGCGACAACGGCACCACACCGATCGCGACGCAGGACGTGCACTCACTGTTCTGGCGCCGGCCGGTCGCCTCCTTCGAGGACACGGGTCTGGCGAACGGCAGCAGCCACACCTATGCGGTGGACGTCGCCCAGGCCAACGGCACCGGGGCGAGCCCCCGGGCCACCTCGACCGCGGTCACGGTGGCGACCACCGTCCCGCCCTACCAGTCCGCGGTGGAGGCCGACTCGCCCTCGCTGTACTGGCGGCTCGGGCAGTCGGCAGGGCCGGTGGCGGCGGACAGCTCGGCGCAGCTCGACGCGGGCACCTTCGCCGGCGGCGTGACGCACGGTCAGTCCGGTGCGGTGGCGGGCAACCCGGCGGTCACCTTCGACCGCAGCACCGGGTATGTGTCGAGCGAGGTCACCCGCCCCTCACCGTCGACCTTCACGGTGGAGGCCTGGGTGCGCACCACCACCGGATCGGGTGGCCGGATCGTCGGGTTCGGCAACAACCGCGGTGGGCTCGACTTCAGCGGTAACCCGGCTGTCAGCAGCCAGTACGACAAACATCTGTACATGACCGACAACGGCCGGATCACGTTCGGCGTGTACACCGGCAGCTTCGCCACGCTCACCAGCACCGCCCCGCTGAACGACGACGGCTGGCACCACGTCGTCGGGACCCAGGGTGCGAACGGGATGCGGCTGTACGTCGACGGTGAGTTGCAGGGGCAGAACACCACCACGACGAACCAGTCGTACGACGGGTACTGGCGCGTCGGCGGGGACAACCTGAACAGCTGGCCGTCCGCACCGAGCAGCCGGTTCTTCGCCGGACGCGTCGACGAGGTGGCCGTCTATCCGACCGCCCTGTCGGCGGCGGCGGTGGCGGCGCACTACCAGGCGCGTTAG
- a CDS encoding CDP-alcohol phosphatidyltransferase family protein — MVVSADPPAPVLTYAEAVSRLRFAQKPKAQTPAYLRFVNRRLGGYLAAASFVRGWTPNRLTAISAALSLVGVVAVMLVEPSWWLGVLVSFALLAGFAFDSADGQLARLRGGGSPVGEWLDHVVDAVKSCLLHSAVAISVYRFVPDLSGWMLLLPLVFLTAYVALAFGSMLRDQLLRAQAGGRPAETGDSLMRGLLLLPVDYGTLCLAFLLLGAPKVFLAVYGILALLNVLFDLRLLVRTFRQLSAV, encoded by the coding sequence ATGGTCGTCTCCGCCGATCCTCCGGCTCCCGTCCTCACCTACGCCGAGGCCGTCTCGCGGCTGCGGTTCGCCCAGAAGCCCAAGGCTCAGACGCCCGCCTACCTGCGATTCGTGAACCGTCGGCTGGGGGGATACCTGGCGGCGGCCTCGTTCGTGCGGGGCTGGACGCCGAACCGTCTGACGGCGATCAGTGCGGCTCTCTCGTTGGTGGGTGTGGTCGCCGTGATGCTGGTCGAACCGTCCTGGTGGCTAGGGGTACTGGTTTCTTTCGCATTACTGGCCGGTTTCGCGTTTGACTCCGCGGACGGTCAGCTCGCCCGGTTGCGTGGTGGCGGTTCGCCGGTCGGGGAATGGCTCGACCATGTGGTGGACGCCGTGAAGTCCTGTCTCTTGCACTCGGCCGTGGCCATCAGCGTCTACCGATTCGTCCCGGACCTCTCCGGCTGGATGTTGCTGCTTCCGCTGGTCTTCCTGACTGCCTATGTGGCACTGGCTTTCGGTTCGATGCTGCGTGACCAGCTGCTGCGGGCCCAGGCCGGCGGGCGCCCGGCCGAGACCGGTGACTCGCTGATGCGCGGACTGCTGCTCCTGCCCGTCGACTACGGCACGCTCTGCCTCGCCTTCCTGTTGCTCGGCGCCCCCAAGGTCTTCCTCGCCGTCTACGGGATCCTGGCACTGCTCAACGTCCTCTTCGATCTCCGGCTGCTCGTGCGCACGTTCCGGCAGCTCAGCGCCGTCTGA
- a CDS encoding adenylyltransferase/cytidyltransferase family protein, whose protein sequence is MTLRVGYAPGVYDMFHIGHLNILRHAAARCDRLIVGVVSDEMAFRAKGRMPVVPLIERLEIVRSIACVDEAVAEVKPEKLDTWQDVRFDILFKGDDWRGTPKGDKLERDFASVGVEIVYFPYTVHTSSSMLRKALEKMLSPATASAAAES, encoded by the coding sequence ATGACTCTGCGGGTCGGCTATGCGCCGGGTGTCTACGACATGTTTCACATCGGACACCTCAACATCCTCCGGCACGCCGCGGCCCGCTGCGACCGCCTGATCGTCGGCGTGGTGTCCGACGAGATGGCCTTCCGGGCCAAGGGCCGGATGCCCGTCGTCCCGCTGATCGAGCGGCTGGAGATCGTCCGCAGCATCGCCTGCGTCGACGAGGCCGTGGCCGAGGTCAAACCCGAAAAGCTCGACACCTGGCAGGATGTCAGATTCGACATCCTGTTCAAGGGCGATGACTGGCGGGGCACCCCGAAGGGCGACAAGCTCGAGCGGGACTTCGCCTCGGTGGGTGTGGAGATCGTCTACTTCCCTTACACGGTGCACACTTCCAGCAGCATGCTGCGGAAGGCACTGGAAAAGATGCTGAGCCCGGCCACGGCGTCCGCAGCGGCGGAGAGCTGA